The DNA window GGTATTAAAAGATAAAGGATGCATAACATTTTAATAGATTAGCTCGTTAACTATCTATAAATATCTGACttacatttttatcattaattCTGGGAAAAACAATTCTATAAGATGACGTACGTTAATAAAATGCTTCAGTGAATACGATCAAAAAGCACCTAAACTTATAATGTGGTTaacgaaaaacatataaatatgatgtctaTAACATTATATTCATACCACAAATAAACATACACACAGGTTTGTGAATTTCAGTTTACGACACACGTGTTTTAATTGCGACTCTCGAAATTGAATTAAGCTTTTGAAAAGGATTGCTAAGGCAAAtgcaaatacattttcaaatgaaaaatatgtttttttaacgcCGTTGacatcatttcaattttttctttttttgagtTTAGTGTGGTAGTGTGATATAGAATAAATCTATTTGTCAACGTTCACATCGACATATAAATTGAATggattttcattatttcaattCTTTGTACGGCAATTTCTGAGCAACATAAtcatttatatgtgttttatttttctccAGATCTGTGATCATGTTCGTAAAGGCCGTATTgagtgtatttatttttttattcgttCTTGTAACAGGTAAGTTCTATATAGAGTTAAAATATTGAGAATTCAACATGTTTCTTCGTCTGTCCCatttaaaattcagaaaaaagatACCCCTTTTTTGTCTAAATAACATCAAAAAATCTATTACCTCCTGTTGATTGTAGAAGTCGTGTTATTCAGAGATAACGAAGTTATAGACAGACGCACTTCCTCATGTTAGCTTAATACCTCCTCTAATAATTAAAGCTGACTACACTTCACGAATCCTTCAACTTTTGTTCATGTCGCCTTTCTTCAACTAACATTTTTTACGTTCTCTAACTACAGTAACATAACGTTttattaattagaaaaaaaacatctggaaatagttgaataaaatatttttaaagtaagaaCAAATGGGGAATATGTTTCAATAAATAATGTGTTAATCATGAAaacttcatttttattttatcaacacTACACTTGcgtcaaattttatcaaacacacattttctaatttaattaaatgatcCTTTCATTGCAATCgtgttttctttaaatcatatttattcttcttttgTAAGAAAAACGATAAATAAACTTGACATGCTTGATATATTAATTTTGCTGTGTGATGagataattaaaagtttaattttcatcTTGTAAAGATCTGTGTTAGTTTAAGCAATACCTTTCGAACGACCAATTGAATGTATTTTTATGATCAACAACTGCGCCTTCAGACGTGATCCTTTAGTGTAATCAATTACAATGTAAAGTCAGACTCAGTAAATACATCTCACTGCtatcttattttctaaatttaacaaACCGTTACcttaatgatatatttaaaattgagaatggatatttgctttttataatgaatatttcTCTAATAATACTGAAATGATATAACCATGGTAACagttatataattttgatatttcagtGACACAATGAAAGACCTATACAAAACATGTATGACAGTCGAAACGATTTTCCGTTTCCTCTTCATTTATCTATCTAATTAATTAGCCGATGATGTTCCCTTTGATCCCATCATGCAGTGTGTTTGTAGTAATAACTAGTTCCAAATGATCTTGTATGTAGTGACGTTTTAGATTGTAATGAACGGAACCTTTGAATTTgtaacaaatataattaagaacCTTTACTAGTGTTTACATAGATACACACGTTTGTTCTGTGGTTTTTATGTATATGTACAACACGAGTATCACATccttttatcaaaatgtaaactAACAAatataccgaactccaaggaaattcAAATTCCTTTTAccatttaatatcaaaatccaaagcttaaacacatcaaacatatggaaataactgtcatattcgtATATGGTATATGCATTTCCTTTTCTTAAAGATGATTGATCAAACCTGGTTTTTAAGTTATGTTATTTACAAAGCTCATTTTTTAAGAATGCCCCTGTTAACTTATCGAacatttgtacatttgttttaaaaaaaacacgtttttaTCTGAATTCTATAGAGAGTCTTTTTCGCTACGATATGTCTTGTCATCAGGGATAGCATTACTTGTGTATTTGTTATAAGTGCCATTAATCTAGCTCTCAGTAGCTGTGAGtgctatttttgacattttttcccCGCACTATGCAAGCCCTTACTTCtatcatttgaattgtttaacgtATTGTTATGTTATGACGTTTTTTTAGCTTTCTGCTTTGATCTAGGCATACTCATTTTTTAAGGACATTTGATTGCCTAGTTAGTATTTAGCTTCTTCTATTCATGTTATCTGGTTGATATAGTCATCTCATTGTCCGATCGTCTTATTGTTTTCTAACTATGCAATTTTTCAAACAGTTATTCATGAAATGctactgattttgttttaaagaatttatttgATTGACGTTTGCTGTCACTTGGATATTCTAGTGTCAAAACTTAAGATTAGGATTAATGAATTGATAAGTTATTTAATGATGAGATAAAAACAGTACATTGAAGGTTTTTTTTGCAGGTGTTTAAATTAcgaattaaaataaacatgttacAATTCTGTTTTCAGTAAATGCATTGTGTAGCCATCCATGTTCTCGAGTCAACAGAGGCGAATTTGTtgatgaaacaaatacatacacATTTTCATGTACCAATACATCAATTTTATCTGTGAATAATGGAGAAGAATTAAGAGAATGTTATGCAAGGCTTGGAGCCTTTCTTGTAGTCAGGTAAGAAAATGTtcacatgaaatttaaaatggaaattgggaatgtttcaaagagacaacatcccGACCAAAGTGCAGACAACAACCAAGGTCTTTTCAATGCAGCGATGAACTCCCGCACCCAAAGCCACGCTTCAGTTGGCCACTAAGCAAAAATGTTTACTAGTTAAgtaataatggacgtcatactaaactccaaaatatccacaaaagacaaaaattaaaaatcatacaagacttaaaGGGCCATGGGCTCCTGATTTATGACAGCCCCAAAAATGCAATATGATACTTCTTTGCATCACATCTAATTGTGTTCTCAAGTTAAGGACCTAATAATtgttatcaaaaaatatttaagagtCAGATAAGACCTACCgtcgggtgcgggattttctcctTGCATgtaagacccattggtggccttcggttgttaTCTGGTCTTTGCGCGGGTTTTTTctttccgttctcaattttattgttgcTAACGACTTGATGAGTAAAATACATAGTTTGTTATCTCATGATTAAGTCTAATAACATTTGTGTTTCCTATAAATTGTAATATGAAAACACCGAGAGAATCGACATGAGCTACATGTTGTTTGCAATCCTACGGTACATAGCTATAGTGATTGATTTCAAAGATTAATTCCATGCTCTTAACTTGTTGACTGTTTGTTCTCTTGTTTTCATAATAGGTTCAAACTGatgattgtttaaaatataatacattttctGATTGCCTCCTTAGTACATTGTTCAGTGCATATATTTTTCCTACTGTATGTATTTTACGGTGTCAGGACCGTTCAAAACAAGTTTTGTTGGGGTATCTTTAGAACTCGTTAGAGACTCAACATTAAGCTTTTATTTACGTCTCACTGTTCATGTAATGTAAATGTATCAGTCGAGAGTCTATCAtgaattttttacaaattaagtAAGCTTATTTGCATTCATTTAGTTGTCatgattttcaaatgtaaatagcgatttgcttatttttttcttctttaaaacaGCTTTGTATACTTGTGAATTTTCTGAAATAGAATATTTccgataattttattttttcttacattgctatgtattattataataaattgatttttttttaaagttttctccATTTCTAGAAATTGCAAGTTATTTTATCATGCCATATtctaataaatgattttttttaaccgaGAGGAatattccatattgataaaatttactaaaactGATCAATATTGGTCcagttttttcttattatttgcattcttttctttcttattaACTTGTTTTACGAATTAGTGCATACAGTCATCtatgaattgatttacatattAACTTCGCACTGACATTAAaataatgctcttcaaattctaTCCAGACAGCCGTGGtgtagtgcatcggactactaacacaaaggttcctggttcgattcccgttcgggatgaacatttcaggaactcaattttcggctctcccttgacaccattagCGAGTATGGTCTGAAGGAAACGAttatagtccgtcggaaggagACGacaaatggctgacccgtgttaagagagagccatatatcttgcacgttaaagacacccttgtagatttcgaaaaagagtaggctaatgccgctacaaggcagcactcgcatccgcaaagtggaaagggattaatataagttgcaaaacttgtttcccaatccactataaataaatatgtttaagcTAAATTCTCTTTGTCTGATTTTTTGTATAATATGTAttgtaataatttattattataatgattgctttaacgattttatttttcaggaatGGTGATAGATACAGATGTGTTAAACACACCCTATATGACCGTACCGCCcgaataatatttgtttatgttacacCTTACAGTAAGTCAATGttatcaatgaaaatatatacaagatCAACGAAGAAGTCAAGaatcaatataaaaagatatttttaagcAATCGCGTACTgtgaattcaaaatttattgcaaacatttattattaGAATAAAATGCGTTTAATTTTGGCGACATTGACACAAAAAATCCTGTTTGATTTGCATATACAAacattcaaaatgtaaatttaaattattgcgattagAACCCAGTCGCATCTTgcgcaataataaaaatattgaaataattgcaATAAACTCTAAATAGAACAAGAACACTTGCTTCGACAAATTTAGCATCTACAGTTATGCATGTATCATCATCCAGCCAACATGCGCGATCTTAGATTTCATAAACAGACGATTAATGTGTGTTACCAGAAGTAAAACATGTCGTCAGTGATACATCTCGTGAGCGGGTCTACACTACCGAAATTAGGAATAATATCAATAGAACACTTATAAAATGTTTCGGCTCATGAAGTCATGCTTTCGTACCTTTAATTCGAGGTGTGTAATACGATTGCAGAACAGGCAACTCTACGCCAAAATTGAaggaagatgtgttatgattgcttgtatatcagaaataaactaacaacgccataattaaaaatgacaaataataataaaataatgatacttATAGTAGTCCACCGAAAATGACgtacaaatataaacactaaGAAAAAGCTGGAGGTGATATCAGTTGCTCCGGAAGGGggaacccgtcgtgttgttcatgttattacaaactcAGGAACATAATCGTactcggtaggtcacattcgtgaaaagggaacgggaCTGTAATTTCGCCATaaggaaaatatttaatatcataTGTGAGATAGATAAACTATTATggccaaccaactcgtgatggcgtttgTAAGATTTGCAaaaggatgatttcaactttaacatttggaactcttggtttagtAGCTATGATATTGTTATAGATTGATGtatggtaaaaaataaaataactctTCAACTTTTACTTACAGGAACATTTTTAAGTGAACCATCAATTTGTGATGTCTGTTCAGGAACATTTACATCAGCTTTATTTGTCGGTATGTATTTTTGTAACATTGAATGCGCGTGTATGATGgctaaataaaaattacaacgTGATCTGTTTTTCATCATTTCATCAGCAACGATAGAGGTCTAAATtgtgtaattttttaaaataaaatcataatgtAGGCTAactaaaatttatcatttaacgTACGATCTTACAGTAGTTTGCCTTCATGAAATCAACAATTACTGTCACTCTAGTTTTACATGTTCTACGGACGTAAGAAAATATTAATCgtgttgtttttactttttctattTATTGTATATTCTAGATGAAACAAGCGTGTTTCTTGTATTTGGCTATTGTAAATTTGATTATTATATGAAAATGTACTCCATTTAAACCATATAATACGTCAGTGgtgttttttataattaatattgttAGACTTCATTTGTCTGATTGCATTTTCAAAAACCTCTACCTTAGTGTAAAAACTATGCATG is part of the Mytilus trossulus isolate FHL-02 chromosome 13, PNRI_Mtr1.1.1.hap1, whole genome shotgun sequence genome and encodes:
- the LOC134694917 gene encoding uncharacterized protein LOC134694917, giving the protein MFVKAVLSVFIFLFVLVTVNALCSHPCSRVNRGEFVDETNTYTFSCTNTSILSVNNGEELRECYARLGAFLVVRNGDRYRCVKHTLYDRTARIIFVYVTPYRTFLSEPSICDVCSGTFTSALFVAKGQDYQAAKLRTPPRLGCNRPPLCPITDYANDRPCTGCEPQEDDGLGCSRCKTCKRSYN